GACGTGGTAAGCCTCGCGCATGCGGCCAACCATACGGCCACGACCACGCAAACGCCGCATCGCTGGGTGAACCCGGCGTGAACCCGGCCTAACGAATCTCGCCAGGGCTAGTTTCCGGGCTTCGCTTGGCCTTTCTGGGTGCCGCCCGTACTCGACGGCGGGGGCGCGGCCGGTTTCTCGTCCGGCAGCGGACCGTTCTCGATCAGCGCCGCGAACAGCTCCTTCGACTTCGCCTGGAGCAGTACCTCGTTGCCGCGCTCGTTCGCCTCGCCGACGGTCGGCACGGTGATGAACTTCACCGTGTTCGGGTCGAGGCCCTTCATCGACTGCGCCAGCGTCAGCATCTGGTCCACGCCGATGTTGTCGCCGAAGGTGGCCGCGGTGAACGCGTTGATGAACCCGGTCAGCTTGGCCCCGTCGAACAGGACGTCCTTCGACATGGTCTTCTTCAGCAGCGAGCCGATCACCAGTTGCTGGCGCTTGATCCGGCCGTAGTCGGAGGTGACGTCGCCCTTCACCTTCCGCGCCCGGACGAAGTTCAGCGCCTGGTCACCGCTGATCACCTGGTCGCCCGCCTGGGGAACGACCACGCCGAGCACCTCGTCGATCACCGGTTCCTCGATGTGCACCGGCACCCCGCCGACCACGTTGATCATGTCCTTGAAGCCGTGGAAGTCGATGCCGACGAAGTGGTTGATCTTCATCCCGGTCAGCTGCTGGATCTGCTTGGTGGTGCATTGCGGGCCACCGAGCGCGTAGGCCTCGTTGAGCTTGGCCTTCGCCTTGCCCGGCACGATCTCGTCGGAGTACTGGCCGGTGGCGGAGTCCCAGCGCTTGCAGTCCGGCCGGGTCACCTCCAGGTCGCGCGGGAAGCCGACCACGATCGCGCGCTTCCGGTCCGCCGGGATGTGGGCGATCATCAGCGAGTCCGACCGGGCACCGCCGACCGAGTCCGCGGTGCCGACGCCCTCCTCGGCCTCCGCACCCGCCCGGGTGTCCGAACCGGCGATGAGGAAGTTCTCGTCGCCGAGCTGGCCGGCCGCGTTCTGGATGTCCGACGAGTCCTCGTCGAGCGCGACGATCTGGTTGAACTTGCTGTTGAACCAGGTCTTCATGCCCCAGCCGGTGGCGCTGAGCACGAACATCAGGCAGGCCATCACGATCGCGGTGATCCGGCCCGCTTTCGCCGCGCGTTCCTGGTTGCGCTGCTTCTTCTCCTGCAGCCGGGTCTGCGGCGCGGGGCTCTCCTCGTGCTCGGCTTCCTCTTCCGGCTCGGGGCGCGGTTTGACCGCGTTCTCGCTGGGGTGCACGACGCGCTGCAGCTTCGTGCGGGTCTGCTCGATCAGCTTGACCGGCGCCGCGGTGAAGCGGGTGAGGCGCTCCTTGCGCTTGGCCTCTTCGGCGGCCATCTCGTCGTGCGCGGCGGAGAACCTGGCCAGCGTGTTGTCGATCTTGCGGCGGTACATCGTCGCGTCGTCGACCGGCTCCATCTGGTCGGTCATGATCAGCCTGTCCTCGGGGGACGGCCGTTCAGGACGCACCGGCTTGGGCCGCGGCGGCTGTTGCTGCTGCTGTTGCGACTGCTGCGGCGGGCGCGGCTTGGCCACCGGCGGCGTCACCGCGGTCTTGGCCTCAGCGGGCGGCACCGGCGGTCCCGACGGCGCGGGCGGCACCGGCGGTGCCGGTGGTCCCGATGGCGCGGGTGGCGCCGGGGGCACGGGCGGTGCCGATGGCGCCGCGGCCGCCGGTGGCACCGGGGGCGGCGGCTGACGACGCGGAGGCCTCGGCGGTGCGGGCGGCGTACGCGGCGGCGCGGGCGGGGATGGCGCCTGCGCCGATGGCGGCATGCCATTGGCAGGCGGCCCAGGCTGGCGACGCCGACCAGGCGACCGCCGCGGCGGCACCCCACCGGGCGCCGGATTGACCCCGGACTGCCGTCGCGGCGGCATCTCCTCATGCTTGTTCCGCGGCGGCGGCACCGGCCGCGGCAGCCCCGGCGAACTCGGGTGTCCCGCCCCAGGCACCCCCGCCGACCCAGCGCGACTCGGCGCGGGCAATCCCGATGAACTCGGATGCCCCGCCCCAGCCGAATTGGCGCGATTCGGTGCGGGCAGTCCCGATGAACTGGGATGTCCCGATCCGGGCAACCCAGCCGAATTGGAGTGGCTCGGCGCGGGCAATCCCGGCGAACTGGGGTGTCCCGGCCCGGACGAATCGGCGCGGCCCGGCGCGGGCAAACCCGATGAACTGGGGTGCCCCGGCCCGGACAGCCCGGACGAGTCGGAGTGGCTCGGCGCGGGCAAACCGGCTGAGCTGGGGTGGCCCGGCTCGGCCCGCCGCGACCGCACCGGTGGGGGCGGCGGAGGCTCGGGTTCCGGCTCCGGCTCGGGTACGGGTTCGGCCACCGGCGGTACCGGGTACTTCCCGGTCGCCTTGGCCATCACCTCGTTGACGCTGATGCCGCCGTAGGTATCCATGGAACGGCGCCGCGACCTGCGGGAACGACCGGTGCCAGAGGGGAGGTGATCGTCAGGCACTCAGTCTCCCTTCAGCACAACGGTGGTGAGTCGACCACGTTCCTCGACTTGACTCGGGGTGGCGGGCTCCGTGGATCATCGCCAGCCAGACGGCTTTCGTTATCCTACGGATACCCGCCGTTCGTGACGACACCATCCCGTGATGTTTTTACACACGGTGTGAGTTCAGCGGGTTACCGACAGGTTCCAGCCCGGTGGTTATCACCCGCAGTGGGAATTCGGGGCAATGCAAGTTACCCAGAGTGGCGAATCTGCCCGGGTATTTCCGAATCGGGATAGGCGACCACATTACGGCCCGCGCGCTTGGCCGCGTAAAGGAGGGCGTCGGCCTCACGAAGGCGTTCCTCGGCTGGTCCGGGCCGGGCCGTCAGCCCCGCACTGACCGTCACCGTGAGACCCGGCCGCACGCGATGCCAGGCGTACCGCGCCACGCGGAGCCGCGCGCGCTCGACGGCCGACAACGCCTCGCGGGCGTCCAAACCCGGCATGACCAGCACGAATTCCTCGCCACCGTAACGTGCGCAGAAGGCGCCACGCGGCAGATCCTGCTTCAGCAGCGCGGCTACGCTCCGGAGTACGCGGTCACCGATGAGGTGCCCGAAGGTGTCGTTCACGTGCTTGAACAGGTCGATGTCGACCATCGCGAGCGACAGGTGACCGTCGGCGAGGCGCGCCAGCTGCTGGTCGAGAAAGCGGCGGTTGTACCCCGCGGTGAGCGCGTCACGTTCGAGCGCGGAGCGAAGGTGCTGGTAGGCGCGTTCCCAGTTGCCCTGCGCCGCGAAAAGCGACGCGATCGTCTCGTGCAGCGCGGGCAGATCCGCGGCCTCGGTGTGGACTGCGATCCCGTCCTTTGACACCGCTTTCACCTCCGCCACCTGATGTTCGTCGTCGAGCAAGAGGCGGCGCTTGAGATATCGGGACGCGGCGAAGGCGAAAATCGCTCAACCGGACGACGAAGCGTAACCGGTTCACGATTTCGGACACGGAGCGAAGCCGTAAACCCGGCGATCGAGCAGAACTACGCGTTGTGAGGTGATCTGCTCACCGATGGCGGCGCCCGCGCGGCGGATCGTCAGCGAAACCGCCACCACGTACACCGAGCCGCGCGGCGGTTCGCCCCCGTCGGGTGACCACTCGGGGTCGGGGCGGGCGGTGGACATCGCCGGGTAGACGTCGAGCGTGAGGTCGCCGAGGTCGCAGTCCTGGCCGGTGAAGTCCGGGTGCTGCACGGTTTCGAGGAAGCGCTCCTGCTCATCGGGGCCCTGGTCGCCGGCGCGGTTGAAGTTGTCGAAGTAGCGGCCGATCAGGTCGGTGTCGGTCTCCTGCCGCGGCTTGAGCGGAGTCACTCCGCAGCCGCTGACCAGCAGGGCGAGCGCCAGTGCCACCGCTTTCCGCATGCGTTCAGGTTAGCGGGGAGCTGTTGTACTCCGGCGCGGTTTCCTGTCCCGACATCCGCTGGATCGCACGCATCACCTCGTCGGTGACCTCGCGGCGGGCCGGGCCCGACTTCGGCTGCCCGCTGCCGTGCACCGGCGGCCCGAAGGTGACGGTGACCCGGCGCGGGCGCGGCAGCTTCCGGCCGACCGGCTGGAGGCGATCGGTGCCGGTGAGCGCGACCGGCACCACCGGCACGCCCGCGGTCAGCGCCAGCCACGCGACGCCGGTGCGGCCGCGGTAGAGCCTGCCGTCGAGCGAGCGCGTGCCCTCGGGATAGATGCCGAACACCTTTCCCTCGCCGAGCACGCCGAGCGCGGTCTCCAGCGCGCCCCGCGCCGCGTGGTGGGTGCCGCGTTCGACCGGCACCGCACCGGTGACGGTGAAGAACCAGCGGATCACCCGGCCCTTCAGCCCGGTGCCCTGGAAGTACTCCGCCTTCGCCAGGAAGTGGACCTGGCGCCGGGTGACCAGCTGGAGGACCACGCTGTCGATGAAGGACAGGTGGTTGCTGGCGAGGATGACCGGACCGGTGCGCGGCAGGTGCTCGTGGCCGCGCACGACCGGCCGGAAGACCAGGCGGAAGAGCAGTCGGAGAAGGATCACGTGCGCACTATAGCGCTTTTAGCGTCCGATCGGTCGGACGCTAAACTCGGCCGGTGAGCCCACGCCGTTCCGTCGCCGATGCCCGCGACACCCGGTCCGCGATCCTCGTGCGCGGGGTCGAACTGGCGACCGTCGAAGGTCTCGACGGCCTCACCATCGGGCGGCTCGCCGCGGAGCTGGGCCTGTCGAAGTCGGGCGTGCTCGGCCATTTCGGCGCCAAGGAGGCGCTGCAACTGGCGGTGATCGACACGGCGGCGGAGCAGTTCGGGCGGGAGGTGGTGGAGCCGAGCGCCGGCACCACGCCGGGCCTGCCACGCCTGCGCGCCCTGTGCGAGGCGTGGCTGACCCACCTGACCCACCCGTGCGGCAGCTTCTTCATCTCCGCCGCCGCCGAATTCGACCGCCGCCCCGGCCCGGTGCGCGACGCGATCGCCGGGATGAGCGCCCTGTGGGAGCGTGACCTGCGCATGCACGTCCGCCTGGCTCTCACCGACGGTGACCTCCACGGTGATGGCGACCAGATCGTGTTCGACCTGGTCGGCACCGTGCTCGCCGCGAACCACGCACTCCACCTGACCGGGGACGCCCAAGCCCTGCCCCGCGCCCGACGCGCACTGGCACGAAAACTCGGCCAGGACTAGAGACAGGTCTCGTCTTCGCGGTCGAGGCGCAGCAGATCCAGTCCCATCGCCCGGGTCGGCTGTTTGACCTCTTTGCCTGCGAACCCCTTGGCTGCCAACAGGGTTTGGCTGATCATCGGCTGGAACCGTTGTCTGTCAACCTGTTCCGAGGCGAACGACCGACCGGATCCCGGGCACGTGGCAATCTTTGCCCGCCGACGAATCCCGGGCTCCATATCCATGCCGTGAAAGCCACATCCACGGCGTAGCCCCGGTGCAATCCGACTGCTCTTTTCGGTGGAAATCCGGTGTCACCGCCCCGCGAGAACCCTTGTCCCGCAACGAAGCCGGTTCGCCCCCGCGGACTCGCCGGGCGCCGCTCGTTCCCTTCCCGCTTCCCATGATCGATAGTGGCATATGCCAGTATCAGTAGGAGGGGGTGGACATGGTTCAACGAAACCAGCGTGCCTTCGCCCGGTTGATCAGGACCAACCGGGCGCTTGGCACCGTGATGATGCGTCTGACCAGGGAAATCGACGACGCCGAGTTCGATGCCGCCGAGTTGCGGCAGCTCGCGGAGTTGCTGACGGGCCTGGCCGAGGAGGCGCGCGAGCGCGCCGAGCGGATCGAAGGAGCGGGCCGATGAGCGGCGTGGCCGTGGACCCGGACTTCGACCAGCCGTTCCGGGAGGCGCTCGGCGCGCGCCTCCGCCTGCTCCGGCGGGGGCGGCGGCTCAGCCGGGAACGGGTGTGCGCGCTGCTGCACAACGACATGTCGATCGGCACGCTGGGCAGCTACGAGTCCGGCGCCCGGCGGCTGACCGTGTCGCGACTGGTGGAGCTGTGCGAGGTGCTCGGCACCACCGCGCACGACGTACTCGCCGACGTGCACCGAGACCTGCGGAGACCCGGGCCGCGCATACGGATACGGCTCCGGGTGATCACCCGCGCGCGGGATCCGGAGCTGCGCCCGCTCCGCGCCTGGGCGGAGGCCAGGGTGGCGCTGCTGCCGCCGGGCCCGGAACCGGAGATCGAACTGGACGAAGCCGCACTCCGCGAGGCCGCCACCCTGTGCGGCCTTAGCCCGACCGAATTACTGCACCTACTCCGGGAGGAATCTTGGTGATCTGCCACAGCGAACGACGATGGATCGCTCGTGTTCGGTCCGACCTCAGCTGGCGAACCTGATCAGACCTCGGGCCTGGCGGAGCGGGTGGCGCCGATGGAGGCGGCGACCACGCAGCAGATCGCGAGCCATTGGGGCAGGTGGAGCGCCTCGCCGAGCACGATCAGACCGGCCACCGCGGCCACCGCGGGTTCCAGGCTCATCAGGATGCCGAACACCCGCGGCGGGATCTTCCGCAGGGCCTCCAGCTCCAGCGAGTACGGGATCACCGACGAAAGCAGCGCCACCATCAACCCGATGAACAGGACCCAGGGGTCCAGCAGGTTCGCCCCGCTTTCGATGACGCCGGTGGGCATGGCGACCAGCGCACCGAACGCCATCGCCAGCGCCAGCCCGTTGCCCTCGCTCGTGCGGTTCCCCAGCGCCGCGCCGAGCAGGATGTAGGCGCCCCAGCAGAGGCCCGCCGCCAGGGCGAAAGCCATCCCGAGCAGGGAAATGTCCCCGCGCGTCTCCGACAGCAGGATCACCCCGCCGGCCGCCAGCAGCGCCCACAGCGCGTCCCGCCAGCGACGGGAACCGGCCAGCGCGACACCCAGCGGGCCGAGGAACTCGATGGTCACCGCGATGCCCAGCGGGATCCGGGCGATCGCCTGGTAGAAGAAGATGTTCATGGCGGCCAGCACCAGGCCGTACCCGAGCACCACCGGCACCGCCCGGCGCCCCATCCGCAGCGCCGGGCGCCAGATCAGCAGCAACACCACGGCCGCGAAGAACAGGCGCAGCGTCACCGTGCCCGCCGGCCCGGTGATCGCGAACAACTGCTTCGCGAAAGCGGCCCCGACCTGCACACTCACGATGCCGATGAGCACCTGCAGGGTCGGCGGCACGGCGCCGAGCGCCCGCCCGGCGAGCGCGATGAGACCCGGCCGGGGCAGCGGTTCCCCCGCACCGCCGATGTACGCACTGACCATGGGTACGAACGTACCAATCCACTCCGACGGTCCCGGATGCCGCAACCTATTGGAATGGAGCGTTCCGTTCTGATACACTCATGGCATGTGGAAGAAGACGCTCGAAGCAGCCCATCAAGCCCTCCGCACCGCCGTCGACGGGGTTCCCGGCAACGGCTGGCAGTTGCCGACGCCGTGCGAGCAGTGGAACGTGACCCAGGTCCTCCAGCACGCCGCCGGGGATCAGCTCGGGTTTGCCGCGTTCCTCACCGGCGGTGACGGGCCGACCGAGGATCCGTTCGCACCTTCGGGTGATCTTGACGGCCGGGACCCGAGACAGGTCGTCGAGGCGGCCATCGAAGCGGCCGCCAAGGCCTGGGCGACGGTGGACGACAACGCCACCGAGGTGCCGGTGCCCGTGCCGCCGAACAGGTTGCCGGTGGCGATCGGGGCCGGGGCCTGCGCGCTCGACGCCGCGGTGCACGCCTGGGACATCGCGATCGCCACCGGGCAGCCGTCGCCGCTTTCCGACGAGCTGGCGCGCGACCTGCGGCCGACGGCCGAGGCGATCGTCGAGCCGCTGCGCGCCTATGGCGCCTACGCACCGGCCCTGAACAGCGAAAACGGCGGCGAGGCCGCGGAGTTGCTCCGCTACCTCGGCCGCCGTCCTCGGTAAACGACCTGGAACGACCTCAGCCGAAGCGACCGGAGATGTAGTCCTCGGTCGCCTTCTGGTCGGGGTTCGAGAAGATCTTCTCGGTGTCGTTCAGCTCCACGAGCTGCCCCGGCTGGCCGACGCCCGCCAGGTTGAAGAAGGCCGTCTGGTCCGACACGCGCGCCGCCTGCTGCATGTTGTGCGTGACGATGACGATGGTGAACTCCTTCTTCAGCTCGGCGATCAGGTCCTCGATCGCCAGCGTCGAAATGGGGTCCAGCGCCGAGCACGGCTCGTCCATCAGCAGCACGTCCGGCTGCACGGCGATCGCCCGCGCGATGCACAGGCGCTGCTGCTGACCACCGGAGAGGCCCCCGCCCGGCTTGCCGAGCCGGTCCTTGACCTCGTTCCACAGGTTCGCGCCACGCAGCGCGCGCTCGGCCACCTCGTCCAGCTGCTTCTTGTTCTTCGTGCCCGCCAGCTTCAGCCCGGCCACCACGTTGTCCCTGATCGACATGGTGGGAAACGGGTTCGGCCGCTGGAAAACCATGCCGATGGTGCGCCGGACCTGCACCGGGTCCACCGAGTTCGCGTAGATGTCCTCGCCGTCGAGCAGCACCTGGCCCTCGACCCTGGCCCCCGGGATCACCTCGTGCATGCGGTTCAGCGTCCGCAGCACGGTCGACTTGCCACAGCCGGACGGCCCGATGAACGCCGTCACGTTCCGCGGCGGCACCGACAGCGTCACGCTGTCCACCGCGTGGAACTTGCCGTAGTAGATGTCCACGTCCTTGACGTCGATGCGCTTGGCCATCAGTTCCTACTTCTTCTTGGGGGCGACCAGGCGCCCGATGAGCGTGGCCGCGAGGTTGATCAGGGCGATGATGAGCACCAGCGTCAGCGCGGCGCCCCAGATGCGGTCGAAACCGACACTGCCCTCGGTCATCGAGTTGGTCGCGCGCTCGTTGTTGATCAGCAGCGGCAGCGAGGCCATTTCACCCTGGAACATGTCCCAGTGCACGAAGGACGAGTAACCGACCAGCACCAGCAGCGGCGCGGTCTCGCCCATCACCCTGGCCAGCGCCATCATGATGCCGGTGATGATGCCGGACAGCGCGGTCGGCAGCACCACCTTCACGATCGTCTTCCACTTCGGCACGCCCAGCGCGTAGGAGGCCTCGCGCAGGTCGTCCGGCACGATCCGGAGCATCTCCTCCGAAGACCGCACCACCACCGGGACCATCAGCAGCACCAGCGCCAGTGACACGGCGAAGCCGTTGCGCGGCAGGCCCAGCGTGGTGACCCAGAGCGCGTAGATGAACAGCGCGGCCACGATCGACGGCACCCCGGACAGGATGTCGACCATGAACGTGGTCACCTTGGCCAGCCGGGTCCGGCTGCCGTACTCCACCAGGTAGATGGCCACCAGCAGGCCCAGCGGCACCGCGATGAGCGCGCAGACCAGGCCCTGGAGCAGGGTGCCGATGATGGCGTGCAGCACACCGCCGCCGACCTCGTCGGAGAGCACCAGCGAGAAGTCCTCGGTCCACCAGTTGGTGAACGGGATGCGGGTGATCCCGCTCTCGATCACCGTCCAGAGCACCCAGACCAGCGGGATGACGGCGACCAGGAAGGCCAGCCAGACCAGAACGGTCGCCACCCCGTTCTTGGTCTTGCGAGCCAGGCTGACCTGCTGGAACGCGGGCGTGACGGCCGGGCGTTCGGCGTCCGGAATCGTCGCGGTCATGGCTCAGTCCCCCTTCTTGTCGCCGATGATGGACCGGGCCGCGAAGTTGACCACGAAGGTCAGCAGGAACAGCACCAGACCGGCGGCGATGTAGGCACCGGCCGAGGTCACGTCGTTGAACTCCGCGTAGTTCGAGGCGATCTTCGAGGCGAAGGTGGCACCGCCGTCGAACACGCTCCAGTCGAAGGTCCGCCCGACCGGGATGAACAGGATGATCGACAGCGCGATCGTCTCGCCGAGCGCGCGGCCGAGGCCGAGCATCGACGCGCCGAT
The genomic region above belongs to Amycolatopsis sp. YIM 10 and contains:
- a CDS encoding LCP family protein, which produces MPPAEAKTAVTPPVAKPRPPQQSQQQQQQPPRPKPVRPERPSPEDRLIMTDQMEPVDDATMYRRKIDNTLARFSAAHDEMAAEEAKRKERLTRFTAAPVKLIEQTRTKLQRVVHPSENAVKPRPEPEEEAEHEESPAPQTRLQEKKQRNQERAAKAGRITAIVMACLMFVLSATGWGMKTWFNSKFNQIVALDEDSSDIQNAAGQLGDENFLIAGSDTRAGAEAEEGVGTADSVGGARSDSLMIAHIPADRKRAIVVGFPRDLEVTRPDCKRWDSATGQYSDEIVPGKAKAKLNEAYALGGPQCTTKQIQQLTGMKINHFVGIDFHGFKDMINVVGGVPVHIEEPVIDEVLGVVVPQAGDQVISGDQALNFVRARKVKGDVTSDYGRIKRQQLVIGSLLKKTMSKDVLFDGAKLTGFINAFTAATFGDNIGVDQMLTLAQSMKGLDPNTVKFITVPTVGEANERGNEVLLQAKSKELFAALIENGPLPDEKPAAPPPSSTGGTQKGQAKPGN
- a CDS encoding GGDEF domain-containing protein is translated as MAEVKAVSKDGIAVHTEAADLPALHETIASLFAAQGNWERAYQHLRSALERDALTAGYNRRFLDQQLARLADGHLSLAMVDIDLFKHVNDTFGHLIGDRVLRSVAALLKQDLPRGAFCARYGGEEFVLVMPGLDAREALSAVERARLRVARYAWHRVRPGLTVTVSAGLTARPGPAEERLREADALLYAAKRAGRNVVAYPDSEIPGQIRHSG
- a CDS encoding 1-acyl-sn-glycerol-3-phosphate acyltransferase, producing the protein MILLRLLFRLVFRPVVRGHEHLPRTGPVILASNHLSFIDSVVLQLVTRRQVHFLAKAEYFQGTGLKGRVIRWFFTVTGAVPVERGTHHAARGALETALGVLGEGKVFGIYPEGTRSLDGRLYRGRTGVAWLALTAGVPVVPVALTGTDRLQPVGRKLPRPRRVTVTFGPPVHGSGQPKSGPARREVTDEVMRAIQRMSGQETAPEYNSSPLT
- a CDS encoding TetR/AcrR family transcriptional regulator; protein product: MSPRRSVADARDTRSAILVRGVELATVEGLDGLTIGRLAAELGLSKSGVLGHFGAKEALQLAVIDTAAEQFGREVVEPSAGTTPGLPRLRALCEAWLTHLTHPCGSFFISAAAEFDRRPGPVRDAIAGMSALWERDLRMHVRLALTDGDLHGDGDQIVFDLVGTVLAANHALHLTGDAQALPRARRALARKLGQD
- a CDS encoding helix-turn-helix domain-containing protein; amino-acid sequence: MSGVAVDPDFDQPFREALGARLRLLRRGRRLSRERVCALLHNDMSIGTLGSYESGARRLTVSRLVELCEVLGTTAHDVLADVHRDLRRPGPRIRIRLRVITRARDPELRPLRAWAEARVALLPPGPEPEIELDEAALREAATLCGLSPTELLHLLREESW
- a CDS encoding DMT family transporter → MVSAYIGGAGEPLPRPGLIALAGRALGAVPPTLQVLIGIVSVQVGAAFAKQLFAITGPAGTVTLRLFFAAVVLLLIWRPALRMGRRAVPVVLGYGLVLAAMNIFFYQAIARIPLGIAVTIEFLGPLGVALAGSRRWRDALWALLAAGGVILLSETRGDISLLGMAFALAAGLCWGAYILLGAALGNRTSEGNGLALAMAFGALVAMPTGVIESGANLLDPWVLFIGLMVALLSSVIPYSLELEALRKIPPRVFGILMSLEPAVAAVAGLIVLGEALHLPQWLAICCVVAASIGATRSARPEV
- a CDS encoding TIGR03086 family metal-binding protein; amino-acid sequence: MWKKTLEAAHQALRTAVDGVPGNGWQLPTPCEQWNVTQVLQHAAGDQLGFAAFLTGGDGPTEDPFAPSGDLDGRDPRQVVEAAIEAAAKAWATVDDNATEVPVPVPPNRLPVAIGAGACALDAAVHAWDIAIATGQPSPLSDELARDLRPTAEAIVEPLRAYGAYAPALNSENGGEAAELLRYLGRRPR
- the pstB gene encoding phosphate ABC transporter ATP-binding protein PstB, with the translated sequence MAKRIDVKDVDIYYGKFHAVDSVTLSVPPRNVTAFIGPSGCGKSTVLRTLNRMHEVIPGARVEGQVLLDGEDIYANSVDPVQVRRTIGMVFQRPNPFPTMSIRDNVVAGLKLAGTKNKKQLDEVAERALRGANLWNEVKDRLGKPGGGLSGGQQQRLCIARAIAVQPDVLLMDEPCSALDPISTLAIEDLIAELKKEFTIVIVTHNMQQAARVSDQTAFFNLAGVGQPGQLVELNDTEKIFSNPDQKATEDYISGRFG
- the pstA gene encoding phosphate ABC transporter permease PstA, coding for MTATIPDAERPAVTPAFQQVSLARKTKNGVATVLVWLAFLVAVIPLVWVLWTVIESGITRIPFTNWWTEDFSLVLSDEVGGGVLHAIIGTLLQGLVCALIAVPLGLLVAIYLVEYGSRTRLAKVTTFMVDILSGVPSIVAALFIYALWVTTLGLPRNGFAVSLALVLLMVPVVVRSSEEMLRIVPDDLREASYALGVPKWKTIVKVVLPTALSGIITGIMMALARVMGETAPLLVLVGYSSFVHWDMFQGEMASLPLLINNERATNSMTEGSVGFDRIWGAALTLVLIIALINLAATLIGRLVAPKKK